A single window of Ornithorhynchus anatinus isolate Pmale09 chromosome 3, mOrnAna1.pri.v4, whole genome shotgun sequence DNA harbors:
- the BTBD18 gene encoding BTB/POZ domain-containing protein 18, which produces MCSPAGPQILYRNSRLLRLAFLQLHRQQRSGRWCDVLLQAEGEAVPAHSCILSACSPYFTERLEQEQPAQGRQVILELGGLKIGTLRKLVNFLYTSEMEASREEVQDILAAARQLRVLELESLQLEGSKLVKASQGRRLNRECLQVPPVPARLPDPSLLPRSPLPVDPAPRPPGAGRLEPLGRRGEGPQKKGGPQGPEDLPGPSRRRPLPVGGEETGAKDQAGSFSLGDRSQASWAAPVLSPTTFSPPGPPIFSPPSHPALSPLSPYSPGNDPLLPRKIKLSRSKPSAGAGPSRSPGSASGSSPARPSANRRVWRKRGVKTEEAEERREPGGAGPQWDSRNPPDSGEAKKRSPEARAAGADPAEEGQVGRVKLRKIVNGSCWEVVQEPPPGDRGPGGRREAAPGPEPADPSGRRGWRGLRDPPTAEPGPPDLLLESPEGPSPARDGARPDSAAPPFLGGGFGEPLELDAAPPDPPFEAEEYRITSAAATIELEEILDFMLCGSELGAMGDGLELPREGSAEAAPAYPGPQGPETWGQGEEWFLPDLELWHKELVGLEGPCAAEGESVMLPPLSPLALTPSADLGEMLPAAAGWTPGPGVEAAGERGIVEAGTPAHSPPEPDAGPAPAPGSRRAAARGQGPPAAPGPPRAAQGAASAPPAGEPVPGAGGTTEGRPLPSVEEDEDIDVVDWVAQVGLVPISGPCVWPDPSSESETEVDVLT; this is translated from the exons ATGTGCTCCCCGGCAGGCCCCCAAATCCTGTACCGGAATTCCCGGCTGCTCCGTCTGGCCTTCCTGCAGCTCCATCGCCAGCAGCGGAGCGGCAGGTGGTGCGATGTCCTCCTGCAAGCGGAAG GTGAGGCGGTCCCGGCCCACTCCTGCATCCTCTCGGCCTGCAGCCCCTACTTCACGGAGCGCCTGGAGCAGGAGCAGCCGGCCCAGGGCCGCCAGGTGATCCTGGAGCTCGGGGGGCTGAAGATCGGGACGCTCCGCAAGCTGGTCAACTTCCTGTACACTTCGGAGATGGAGGCCTCCCGGGAGGAGGTCCAGGACATCCTGGCAGCCGCCCGCCAGCTCCGGGTCCTGGAACTCGAGTCGCTGCAGCTGGAGGGGAGCAAGCTGGTCAAGGCCTCCCAGGGCCGGCGCCTCAACCGGGAGTGCCTGCAGGTCCCCCCGGTGCCTGCACGCCTCCCGGACCCCAGCCTCCTTCCCCGCTCTCCGCTCCCCGTggacccggccccccggccccccggagcGGGGCGGTTAGAGCCGCTCGGCCGCAGAGGGGAGGGGCCCCAGAAGAAGGGCGGCCCGCAGGGCCCCGAGGACCTGCCAGGGCCGTCGAGGAGACGTCCCTTAcccgtggggggagaggagaccgGCGCCAAGGACCAGGCGGGAAGCTTCTCTCTAGGCGACCGGAGTCAAGCTTCCTGGGCTGCCCCGGTGCTCTCCCCCACCACgttctccccccccggccccccgatctTCTCTCCGCCCAGCCACCCGGCGCTCTCCCCGCTCAGCCCGTACTCCCCGGGGAACGACCCGCTGCTACCCAGGAAGATCAAGCTGAGCCGCTCGAAGCcctcggccggggccgggccgtccCGGTCCCCTGGGAGCGCCTCGGGGAGCAGCCCCGCCCGGCCATCGGCTAACCGGCGCGTCTGGCGGAAGAGGGGCGTGAAGacggaggaggccgaggagaggCGGGAGCCGGGAGGAGCCGGCCCTCAGTGGGACAGCCGGAATCCCCCCGACAGCGGGGAGGCCAAAAAGCGGAGCCCCGAGGCCCGGGCGGCCGGTGCCGACCCGGCCGAGGAAGGGCAGGTCGGGCGGGTGAAGCTGCGCAAGATCGTCAACGGGAGCTGCTGGGAGGTGGTGCAGGAGCCGCCTCCGGGAGACCGCGGGCCGGGCGGGCGCCGAGAGGCGGCCCCCGGGCCGGAGCCGGCGGACCCCTCCGGCCGGAGGGGCTGGCGCGGCCTCCGGGACCCCCCGACGGCGGAGCCGGGGCCTCCCGACCTCCTGCTGGAGTCCCCGGAGGGTCCCTCTCCGGCCcgggacggggcccggcccgACTCGGCGGCCCCGCCGTTCCTGGGAGGGGGGTTCGGGGAGCCCTTGGAGTTGGACGCGGCCCCGCCGGACCCGCCTTTCGAGGCAGAGGAGTACCGCATCACCAGCGCCGCCGCCACCATCGAGCTGGAGGAGATCCTGGACTTCATGCTCTGCGGCAGCGAGCTGGGCGCGATGGGAGACGGGCTGGAGCTCCCCAGGGAAGGGAGCGCCGAAGCGGCCCCGGCCTACCCTGGGCCGCAGGGCCCGGagacctgggggcagggggaggaatggTTTCTGCCAGACCTGGAGCTGTGGCACAAGGAGTTGGTGGGCCTGGAGGGGCCCTGCGCCGCGGAAGGGGAATCCGTGATGCTCCCGCCCTTGAGTCCTCTGGCCCTGACGCCCAGCGCGGATTTAGGGGAGATGCTGCCCGCGGCTGCCGGGTGGACCCCAGGGCCCGGCGTGGaggcggcgggggagaggggaatagtCGAGGCGGGGACTCCGGCCCACTCCCCGCCCGAGCCCGACGCGGGACCGGCCCCTGCGCCCGGCTCCCGCCGGGCGGCCGCCAGAGGCCAggggccccccgcggcccccgggccgccccgggccGCCCAAGGGGCGGCTTCGGCCCCGCCGGCGGGGGAGCCCGTCCCGGGGGCAGGCGGCACCACGGAGGGGCGGCCCCTTCCCTCCGTGGAGGAAGACGAGGATATCGACGTGGTGGACTGGGTAGCCCAGGTCGGGCTGGTGCCCATCAGCGGCCCTTGCGTGTGGCCCGACCCTTCGTCGGAGTCCGAGACGGAGGTAGACGTGCTCACCTAG
- the SELENOH gene encoding selenoprotein H, whose product MAPRTRKRKMDEKKEEEEEEEKGAGDGPERPGKRGPRREAEGAEGAEGGEGGEGLHVVIEHWSAGGVYGRRAEALSRALSLAAPDLPVLLNPTKPRRNSFEVTLLRPDGTRTELWSGIKKGPPRRLKFPEPELLADLLKSNLA is encoded by the exons ATGGCTCCCCGCACGAGGAAGCGCAAGATggatgagaagaaggaggaggaggaggaggaggagaagggggcgggcgaCGGCCCCGAGAGGCCGGGCAAGCGGGGGCCCCGCCGAGAGGCCGAAGGGGCCGAAGGGGCCGAAGGGGGCGAAGGGGGCGAGGGCCTCCACGTGGTCATCGAGCACTGGTcagcgggcg GCGTGTACGGGCGGCGGGCGGAGGCGCTGAGCCGGGCCCTGAGCCTCGCCGCCCCCGACCTGCCCGTGCTGCTCAACCCCACCAAGCCCCGCAGGAACAGCTTCGAGGTCACCCTGCTCCGCCCCGACGGCACCC GGACGGAGCTGTGGAGCGGCATCAAGAaggggccgccccgccgcctcaAGTTCCCCGAGCCCGAGCTGCTGGCAGACCTCCTCAAGAGCAACCTGGCCTAG
- the TMX2 gene encoding thioredoxin-related transmembrane protein 2, which yields MAVLAPLLALLYSVPRLWRWLCRPYYLLSALLSAAFLLVRKLPPLCLGLPTQREDGNPCDFDWREVEILMFLSAIVMMKNRRSITVEQHIGNIFMFSKVANAILFFRLDIRMGLLYVTLCIVFLMTCKPPLYMGPEYIKYFNDKTIDEELERDRRVTWIVEFFANWSNECQSFAPIYADLSLKYNSTGLNFGKVDVGRYPDVSTRYKVSTSPLTKQLPTLILFQGGKEVLRRPQIDKKGRAVSWTFSEENVIREFNLNELYQRAKKQMKSRDEAPEEPPEPPAAATLPPGENKKDK from the exons ATGGCGGTGTTGGCCCCGCTGCTGGCGCTGCTGTACTCGGTGCCGCGTCTATGGCGCTGGCTGTGCCGGCCCTACTACCTGCTGTCGGCGCTGCTGTCCGCCGCCTTCCTGCTCGTGCGCAAGCTGCCGCCGCTCTGCCTCGGCCTCCCCACGCAGCGGGAGGACGGAAACCCCTGCGACTTCGACTGG CGGGAGGTGGAGATCTTGATGTTCCTCAGCGCCATTGTAATGATGAAGAACCGTCGATCCA TCACCGTCGAGCAGCACATCGGCAACATCTTCATGTTCAGCAAAGTGGCCAACGCCATCCTCTTCTTCCGCCTGGACATCCGCATGGGCCTGCTCTACGTCACCCTCTGCATAG TATTCCTGATGACCTGCAAGCCCCCCCTCTACATGGGCCCCGAGTACATCAAGTATTTCAACGACAAGACGATTGAC gaggagctggagcgCGACAGACGGGTGACGTGGATCGTGGAATTCTTTGCCAATTGGTCCAACGAGTGCCAGTCCTTCGCTCCGATCTACGCCGACCTCTCTCTCAA gtACAACTCTACCGGGCTGAACTTCGGGAAGGTGGACGTGGGGCGCTACCCGGACGTCAGCACGCG GTACAAAGTGAGCACGTCACCCCTCACCAAGCAGCTACCCACCCTGATCCTGTTTCAGGGCGGCAAGGAGGTGTTGCGGAGGCCGCAGATCGACAAGAAAGGACGAGCCGTCTCCTGGACCTTCTCCGAG GAGAACGTGATCCGAGAGTTCAACCTGAACGAACTCTACCAGCGGGCCAAGAAGCAGATGAAGTCCCGAGACGAGGCCCCCGAAGAGCCACCCGAACCCCCGGCCGCCGCCACGCTTCCCCCGGGGGAGAACAAGAAAGACAAATGa
- the MED19 gene encoding mediator of RNA polymerase II transcription subunit 19 — MENFTALFGSQGEPPPPAALGFGPGKPPPPPPPPPGAGAGTGPAPAAAPNPPGPDKSGAGGGGPFYLMRELPGSGELTGSTNLITHYNLEHAYNKFCGKKVKEKLSNFLPDLPGMIDLPGSHDNSSLRSLIEKPPICGSSFNPITGTMLTGFRLHAGPLPEQCRLMHIQPPKKKNKHKHKQSRTQDPVPPETPSDSDHKKKKKKKEEDPERKRKKKEKKKKKNRHSPEHPGVGGSQASSSSSSLR, encoded by the exons ATGGAGAATTTCACGGCGCTGTTCGGGAGCCAAGGggagccgccgccccccgccgcgctgGGCTTTGGCCCCGGgaaaccgccgccgccgccgccccctcccccgggcgcgGGCGCAGGCACCGGCCCcgcgccggccgccgcccccaacccgcccgggcccgacaagagcggggccggcggcggcggaccCTTCTACCTGATGCGGGAACTGCCCG GCAGCGGCGAGCTGACGGGCAGCACCAACCTGATCACGCACTACAACCTGGAACACGCCTACAACAAGTTCTGCGGGAAGAAGGTGAAGGAGAAGCTCAGCAACTTCCTGCCGGACCTGCCCGGCATGATCGACCTGCCCGGCTCCCACGACAACAGCAGCCTCCGCTCCCTCATCGAGAAGCCGCCCATCTGCGGCAGCTCCTTCAACCCCATCACGGGCACCATGCTGACGGGCTTCCGCCTCCACGCCGGCCCG CTCCCCGAGCAGTGCCGTCTGATGCACATCCAGCCCCCAAAGAAGAAGAACAAACACAAACACAAGCAGAGCCGCACCCAGGACCCCGTCCCCCCGG aaACGCCTTCGGACTCCgaccataaaaagaagaaaaagaagaaggaggaggatccCGAGCGGAAgcggaagaagaaagagaagaagaaaaagaag aACCGGCACAGCCCCGAGCACCCGGGCGTGGGCGGCTCCcaagccagcagcagcagcagcagcctccgcTAG